A section of the Humulus lupulus chromosome 2, drHumLupu1.1, whole genome shotgun sequence genome encodes:
- the LOC133815845 gene encoding receptor like protein 29 — protein sequence MFFCSFSLFFLLLSLPSALSVLTLIATSNNLGHANKQTIPPSHHDQIHFSNDNIQLPPSEAETLLNIMESMSSDQAWKTSYPHPCQPDSSWPGIECKVGNDNRFHVSRLDFGTFPYPACKKTASFPSQIFALPYLQSVFFFDCFTLTKTTLSVPEATVFNSSLQQLSLRSNPALTGSIPPQISKLKSLKILTLSQNNLSGKIPVEIFSLNSLVHLDLSYNLLSGTIPNQLGNLKSLVGLDLSYNKLSGTIPNTIGRLGQLQKLDLSSNLLTGGIPDGIGQLSVLDFMALSNNQLNKQFPEGIEKLQSLQYFIMDDNPMSVPLPLGLGKLVKLQELRLADSGYSGTIPETFSQLKSLTTLSLPNNRLTGEIPVGFGGLSHIYHLNLSRNLLGGIVPFNISFLNRLGRNLDLSGNPSLCLSPSEAYSVKVGVNICGRMKNGSASQPLMSSHSPSHQPPHPFFMLSTFGVLVLHQILLFM from the coding sequence ATGTTCTTCTGTTCATTCTCACTgttcttccttcttctttctctccctTCTGCTCTCTCTGTCCTCACTCTCATCGCCACAAGCAACAATCTTGGCCATGCAAACAAACAAACGATTCCTCCTTCTCATCATGATCAAATCCACTTCTCAAACGACAACATCCAGCTTCCTCCATCCGAAGCTGAAACTCTCCTCAACATCATGGAATCCATGTCTTCTGACCAAGCCTGGAAGACCTCTTATCCCCACCCTTGCCAACCAGACTCCTCCTGGCCTGGTATAGAGTGCAAAGTGGGGAACGACAATCGGTTTCATGTCTCCAGGCTCGACTTTGGCACTTTCCCATATCCTGCTTGCAAGAAAACAGCTTCGTTCCCTTCCCAGATCTTTGCCTTGCCTTATCTCCAATCTGTTTTCTTCTTCGACTGTTTTACTCTGACAAAAACCACTCTCTCTGTTCCGGAAGCTACGGTCTTCAACTCCTCACTTCAACAGCTCAGTCTCAGGTCCAACCCAGCTCTCACTGGTTCAATCCCACCTCAGATTTCTAAACTCAAGTCCTTAAAGATCTTGACTTTATCACAGAATAATCTGTCTGGGAAAATCCCAGTTGAGATTTTTAGCTTGAATTCTTTAGTGCACCTTGATTTGAGCTATAACTTGCTCTCTGGTACTATTCCAAATCAGTTGGGCAATCTTAAAAGCCTAGTGGGCCTTGATTTAAGCTACAATAAACTGTCAGGAACAATCCCAAACACAATTGGCCGATTGGGTCAGCTTCAAAAGCTTGATTTGAGCTCTAATTTGCTTACTGGTGGCATTCCTGATGGCATTGGGCAGCTGAGTGTATTGGATTTCATGGCTTTGAGTAACAACCAACTGAACAAACAGTTTCCAGAGGGAATAGAAAAGTTGCAGAGCTTGCAGTACTTCATTATGGATGACAATCCCATGTCCGTACCATTGCCATTGGGACTTGGTAAGCTTGTGAAACTTCAAGAGCTCAGACTTGCTGATTCTGGGTATTCAGGTACCATACCAGAAACATTTTCTCAGCTGAAGAGCTTAACCACATTGTCTTTGCCAAACAACCGTTTGACAGGTGAAATCCCAGTTGGATTTGGTGGTCTCTCACATATTTACCACTTGAATCTCAGCAGAAATCTCTTAGGTGGTATTGTGCCTTTCAATATAAGTTTTTTGAATAGGCTGGGAAGAAACTTGGACCTTAGTGGGAACCCAAGTCTCTGTTTGAGTCCATCTGAAGCATACAGTGTCAAGGTTGGCGTCAATATATGTGGAAGAATGAAGAATGGATCTGCCAGCCAGCCATTGATGAGCTCCCATTCTCCATCTCATCAGCCACCCCACCCATTCTTTATGCTTAGTACTTTTGGTGTCTTAGTCTTGCACCAAATATTATTGTTCATGTAA
- the LOC133817321 gene encoding ubiquinone biosynthesis O-methyltransferase, mitochondrial: MASKLLSKLRALSTTTNGQSTLARRYPSGEEAPLSLICSAGARLFSDAPPLPQASTPPPQISQSGVKSSTISSVDQTELAKFASIAETWWDSEGPFKPLHAINPIRLGFIRSTLCRHFRRDPNSARPFEGLKFVDVGCGGGILSEPLARMGASVTGVDAGDKNIKIARLHADLDPLTSTINYCCTTAEKMVEEQKSFDAVISLEVIEHVANPAEFSKSLVALTAPDGAIVMSTINRSMRAYAATIILAEYLLRWLPIGTHQWSSFITPEELTLLLQRESISLKEMAGFVYNPLTGRWSLSDDISVNYILYGTKTASTSNK, translated from the exons ATGGCTTCCAAGCTCCTGAGCAAACTCCGAGCTCTGTCCACAACCACGAACGGCCAAAGCACCCTTGCTCGTCGGTACCCGAGCGGCGAAGAAGCACCGCTAAGCCTCATTTGCAGTGCCGGAGCTAGGCTTTTCTCCGATGCCCCGCCTCTACCCCAAGCTTCTACTCCACCGCCTCAAATTTCTCAGTCCGGCGTGAAATCTTCGACTATTTCGTCTGTGGATCAGACTGAACTCGCCAAATTCGCTTCCATTGCTGAAACCTG GTGGGATTCTGAAGGCCCATTCAAACCATTGCATGCGATCAATCCTATTAGACTCGGCTTCATCCGCTCTACTCTTTGCCGACATTTTAG GAGGGATCCAAACTCTGCTAGGCCTTTCGAAGGACTAAAATTTGTTGATGTGGGTTGTGGTGGTGGAATTCTTTCTGAG CCTCTAGCTCGAATGGGGGCTTCTGTAACTGGAGTTGATGCTGGggataaaaatatcaaaattgcACGCCTTCATGCT GATTTGGATCCACTGACTTCAACAATCAACTATTGCTGCACAACAGCTG AAAAGATGGTTGAAGAACAGAAAAGTTTTGATGCTGTGATTTCATTAGAG GTAATTGAGCACGTAGCAAATCCTGCTGAATTCAGCAAGTCTCTGGTAGCATTAACTGCTCCAGATGGAGCTATAGTGATGTCAACCATTAACCGATCTATGAGAGCATATGCCGCGACCATCATTTTAGCAGAGTATCTTCTTCGATGG CTCCCCATAGGTACACACCAATGGTCAAGCTTTATAACTCCTGAAGAATTGACCCTGCTCCTGCAGCGTGAATCAATTTCG CTCAAAGAAATGGCTGGATTTGTTTACAACCCATTGACTGGAAGATGGTCTCTATCTGATGACATTAGTGTAAATTACATCCTTTATGGTACCAAAACAGCCTCTACatcaaataaataa